Within the Bacillus marinisedimentorum genome, the region CAATACGAGCACTGAACCTTCACTCAGTGCCCCTAATTCTGGGAACTCCATCAATAAGAGTACTGAATTACTATTCAGTGCCCATAATTCCGAGAGCCAAATCAATACGAGCACTGAACTCCTATTCAGTACTCATAATCCTGAGAACCATATCAAAATGAGCACGGAATACCCATTCAGTGCCCATAATTCCAGGAACCCCATCATTACAAGCACTGAACCACCGTTCAGCTGCCCCTAACAGAGGCAGCATCCTGAAGCCAGGATCTTTCCCCGCTCACTTATCTATAAAAATTTCCGCCTGCCCATCATCCTGACTGACAATCATCTCAGCCACTGCTGCCGGTGATTTCAGCCTGGATGGATCTTTGACATGGTCGCTTTCTGACCAGAAGGGCGTGTCCATCCCGCCCATATAGACAGCTGTAACGGCTACGGGCGTGTCTTCAAGTTCTTTGACAAGGCTTTCGGTGAATCCCCTTACCGCAAATTTGGTGGCACAGTATACCGATTCGTTTACCTTGCCGCGCAAGCCGGCGGTTGAAATGATGTTCATGACCTTTGCCGAAGGACGGCCAAGTAAATGGGGAAGCAAGTCTTTGGTCATATAGATGGTTCCCCGCATGTTCGTATCAATCATCTTCTCGATTTCATCATCTGTTAAATCTGCAAGAGCTCCGAAATGGCCTGCACCTGCATTATTGATCAGCCAGTCAATGCTGTCTGTTTCGGTGATCATGCCGATTGTATCTTTAACCTGCTTGCGGTCAGCCAGATCGCACACAACCACTTTCGCTTTTCCGCCTTTTTCTTCGATTTGCTGTTTGGCGGTGTCCAGTTTCTGTTTGGTCCTGCCGAGAAGAAAAAGTGTATGGCCCTGTACGGCATATTGAAGGGCAAGTTCTTTTCCGAGCCCGGTGCCAGCACCGGTAATAAGAATATTTGCCATATGAAAAGCCTCCTATCCATGTACATAATTAGACAAACTTCTACATTATCTTAACACAGAACAGTTTGTTTCTCGGCCTTTATCCCCTATACTAAAAAAGAAGCGACAGTATCATATCCGGGGGGATAAAGGATGGAAAAGAGATACAGCCAGATGACTGAATACGAATTAAAGCAGGAAATTGCGAATCTTACCGAAAAAGCGAGAAAAGCGGAACAGATGGGAATGGTAAACGAATTTGCCGTATACGAGCGGAAAATTGATATGGCGAAATCGTACTTGCTTGACCCGTCTAATTACAATCCTGGGGAAGTATATGAAATCGCTAATGATCCTGGCTCTTATTTTAAAATAAATTATTTAAACGGCATCTTTGCATGGGGCACCCGGCTATATGTAAAA harbors:
- a CDS encoding YfhH family protein, with the translated sequence MEKRYSQMTEYELKQEIANLTEKARKAEQMGMVNEFAVYERKIDMAKSYLLDPSNYNPGEVYEIANDPGSYFKINYLNGIFAWGTRLYVKKKEEALPISLLKTIEVNRKK
- a CDS encoding SDR family NAD(P)-dependent oxidoreductase is translated as MANILITGAGTGLGKELALQYAVQGHTLFLLGRTKQKLDTAKQQIEEKGGKAKVVVCDLADRKQVKDTIGMITETDSIDWLINNAGAGHFGALADLTDDEIEKMIDTNMRGTIYMTKDLLPHLLGRPSAKVMNIISTAGLRGKVNESVYCATKFAVRGFTESLVKELEDTPVAVTAVYMGGMDTPFWSESDHVKDPSRLKSPAAVAEMIVSQDDGQAEIFIDK